A section of the Solitalea canadensis DSM 3403 genome encodes:
- a CDS encoding MlaE family ABC transporter permease, which produces MKQVPDNKAISTVEMVLQYVPLTFQNFLTELGGMLQFTGYFLKNTFKRGFEWTEFLRQSYEIGYRSIGLVSLTAFIMGLVLTLQSQPTLSDFGAESWLPGMVSISIVREIGPVITSLICAGRVASGIGAELGSMKVTEQIDAMEVSGSNPMKYLVVTRILASTVTIPLLVILSDAISFVGGYVAVNINSDMSAILFFSKAFDSLDFTDLIPAFIKSVLFGFTIGFIGCFKGYNANSGTESVGAAANSAVVTSSICIFLIDMIAVQITNVLYA; this is translated from the coding sequence ATGAAACAAGTGCCTGATAATAAAGCGATAAGCACAGTTGAGATGGTCTTACAATATGTGCCGTTAACGTTTCAAAATTTCCTTACCGAACTTGGAGGTATGCTTCAGTTCACAGGGTACTTTTTGAAGAATACCTTTAAAAGGGGATTTGAATGGACGGAATTTTTACGGCAGAGCTATGAGATCGGCTACCGCTCTATTGGTTTAGTTTCTCTAACAGCCTTTATCATGGGGTTGGTTCTCACACTTCAATCACAACCTACATTATCAGATTTTGGAGCTGAATCTTGGCTTCCGGGTATGGTATCTATTTCTATCGTTCGGGAGATTGGTCCTGTAATAACTTCTTTGATTTGTGCTGGACGAGTAGCCTCCGGTATTGGGGCTGAATTAGGTAGTATGAAAGTAACAGAACAGATTGATGCCATGGAAGTTTCAGGTTCTAATCCGATGAAATACCTGGTTGTAACACGTATTTTGGCCTCTACAGTAACTATTCCTTTATTGGTCATACTTTCTGATGCGATCTCATTTGTTGGTGGTTATGTGGCGGTCAATATCAATTCAGATATGAGTGCGATTCTTTTCTTTAGCAAAGCCTTTGATTCACTTGATTTTACTGATTTAATCCCGGCCTTTATCAAAAGTGTGTTGTTCGGGTTTACCATTGGTTTTATCGGTTGTTTTAAAGGTTATAACGCCAATAGTGGTACCGAAAGCGTTGGTGCCGCCGCAAATTCTGCAGTGGTAACTTCTTCCATCTGCATATTTTTAATAGACATGATAGCGGTACAAATAACCAATGTATTGTATGCATAA